The following proteins come from a genomic window of Candidatus Methanoperedens sp.:
- a CDS encoding antitoxin VapB family protein — protein MTAKTITIREDIYKMLLSIKGANESFSDLFERLIKSRKNIDKLKELRGSVEFRNKETLLKELSNKRKEIIYPTLPLSSDNKI, from the coding sequence ATGACAGCCAAGACGATAACCATCCGCGAAGATATTTACAAAATGCTCCTCTCGATAAAGGGAGCAAACGAGAGCTTCAGCGATCTTTTTGAACGGCTCATAAAATCCCGAAAAAATATTGATAAACTAAAAGAATTGAGAGGCTCTGTTGAATTCAGGAATAAAGAAACTCTTTTGAAAGAGTTATCTAATAAAAGGAAGGAGATTATTTACCCAACTTTACCCCTATCCTCTGACAACAAAATCTAA